The segment ATGTCCCGGATTTGTCTATAATGGATATTAAATCTGAATCCAAACATTCGCTGACGGGGAAGAGTAGCCCGCAAGCCCCCATGACAGAGAGCCGGGACAGGTGAAAGCCGGTATGGGAGCGAAGGGTGAAGATGGCCCCTGAGAACCAGTCCCCAAGCCCGGTAAGGGTGTGTAAGGACGGGTGTTTCCGGCATTAACGGACCAGTGTGATCACTGATGGAGGGCACCTGCCGTGAGGGGGTGCCGAATGTTGGGTGGTAACGCGTGAGGAAAACCTCTCGCCCCATGACTGGGTGGGAGGGTTTTTAATTTGTCAATCAAAGGAGTGATTCCCTGATGACCAAGCCTTCTTTCTATATTACGACCCCGATTTATTACCCCAATGACAAATTGCACATCGGACACGCCTACACGACGGTGGCGGGGGATGCCATGGCCCGCTACAAAAGGTTGAGGGGCTATGATGTCCTCTATCTGACCGGAACGGATGAACACGGCCAAAAAATTGAGCGCCGGGCGAAGGAGCAGGGGATGGACCCCCAGGAGTTCGTGGACGGGATCGTCAAGGGCATCCGCAAATTGTGGGATGAGTTGGAGATCTCCTACGACGATTTTATCCGGACAACCCAGGACCGGCACAAAAAAGTGGCCCAACAGCTGTTTCAGCGCCTGCTGGATCAGGGGGATATCTATTTGGACGAGTATGAGGGTTGGTACTGCACCCCCTGTGAATCCTTCTGGACGGAGCGTCAGCTGGAAGAGGGGAATTGTCCCGATTGTCATCGTTCCGTGGAAAAGGTACGGGAGCAATCCTACTTTTTCCGACTGGGCAAATATGCGGATCGCCTTCTTCAGTATTACGAGGAAAATCCGGATTTCATCCAGCCGGAATCCCGGAAAAACGAGATGATCCAAAACTTCATCAAACCGGGGCTCGAAGATCTGGCCGTCTCCCGAACCACCTTTGATTGGGGCATTCCGGTACCGGGCAATCCCGAACATGTGATGTATGTTTGGATCGATGCCCTGACCAACTACATCTCCGCCCTCGGTTACGGAACGGAAGATGATTCCAAATATCAAACCTATTGGCCTGCCGATGTACACTTGGTGGGGAAAGATATTATCCGTTTCCATACCGTGATCTGGCCCATTTTGCTGATGGCCCTGGACCTGCCGCTCCCCAAAAAGGTGTTCGGTCACGGCTTCTTTCAGATGAAGGACGGCAAAATGTCCAAATCCAAGGGAAATGTGGTGGATCCGCTTCCCCTCATCGACCGTTACGGATTGGATGTGTTGCGTTATTATCTGCTGCGGGAGGTTCCCTTCGGTTCCGATGGCGTCTTTACACCTGAAAGCTTTATCGAACGTGCCAATGCCGATCTGGCCAATGATCTGGGAAACCTGTTGCACCGCACCCTCACGATGGTGCAAAAGTACTCCGATGGGGTGGTGCCCCGGCGTCTTCCGGAGTTGACCCGGGAAGATGAAAGACTGGAACAACTGGCCCAGACGACGGTGCAGAAGGTGGAAGCAGCTATGGAAAAATTGCAGTTCTCCGTGGCGATGATCTCCATCTGGGAGCTGATCCGCGGCACCAACCGTTATCTGGAGGAGACCATGCCTTGGGAATTGGCCAAGGATCCGGCCAATCAACCCCGGTTGGGGTCGGTTCTGTATCATGTGGTGGAAGGTTTGCGCATGGTAAGTATTCTCATCCAACCTTTCCTGGTGCGGACACCGGCCCGGATGTGGGAGCAATTGGGCATCTCTTCCGGAGAGATCACTTCCTGGGACAGCCTGTACCGCTTCGGGTCCTTCCCTGCCGGTACAAAGGTCAATAAACAGCAACCCCTCTTTCCCCGGCTCGATGTGGAAGAAGAGGCGAAGACGATTGTCCGGATGATGGGAGGTACACCTGTGAATACTGATAGCGACGGAAAAGAAGTTCCATCCACTCCGGAAAAGAAAGGAAAGAAGCAGGCAGATGAGGCGCCTGTGATCTCCATTGAAGATTTCAATCAAGTGGACCTGCGGGTGGCCCAAGTCCAGAATGCGGAGAAGGTGAAGGGAGCCGATCGGCTTTTGAAACTCCAACTGGATCTCGGTTATGAAACCCGTCAAGTGGTGGCCGGAGTTGCCCAGCATTATGAGCCGCAAGAGCTGGTGGGGCAGAAAGTGATCATGGTTGCCAACCTGAAGCCTGTCAAACTTCGGGGAGAGCTCTCCCAAGGCATGGTGCTGGCGGCCAAGGAGGGGGACCATCTCGTACTGTCCACTGTATCCGGTGACATCCCCAACGGGACCCGGGTGAAATGATACACCACCCCGCCGACGGCCCACCGGCGGGGGTCTTTTTCTTCTGTACCGGGATTCTGTGCACAAATTTCCGGGAGCTGGGAGGGGCCGGCAGGTGCCGGATTGCCGGGAGTCGAAGAAAAGATAGATATATGAGAGAGTTTGGAGGGGGTCGGGTTGGGAAAGAAAGCGAGAAGAGCGGTCAATGAATGGTTGACCGCGATCTTGGTGGCAGCCATATTAATGCTTGTGGTCCGGGTGTTCCTTTTTGCCCCTTATGAGGTCCATGGGGAATCGATGTACCCCACCTTCAAGGGGAAAGAACTGCTGATCGTCAATATGTGGATTTATCACGTGTCCGAGCCGGAATATGGAGATATTGTGGTTTTTCACACCGAGGAGGATCGGGATTTTATCAAACGGGTGATTGGAAAACCGGGGGATCGGATCGCCGTGGAAGGGGGGCGGGTGATTCGAAACGGCAAACCGTTGACAGAGCCGTATATCCGCAAAGACCCCTTTGCGGGTCCGCAGGTCAAGAGACGGATGCCGGAGACGGTGGTTCCGAAGGGGCATCTGTTCGTCCTGGGGGATAACCGTTCCAACAGCCGGGACAGCCGGGACCTCGGGGCGATCAAGGTATCTGAAGTGGTGGGACGGGCGGATATCAAAGTGAAGCCCTTGCGCGACTTCAGGCTGTTGTTCCGCTGATCCCTCTAAAAGCCTTGTGAAAAATCCGTCATGCCCACAGGGCGCAAGTCGTGCCTGGGGTCGCTTCGCTCCCCGGTCACGCTATGTAGGGAGGGTTGGGTTTCACATGGAGTGATTTTGGATCATGAGAACAAAGAAAATGTGAAACCCAATCCCGACCACCTTCAAACGCAGTGAATCACAATGCTTCTAAAAAACCTTGTGATAAAGTGGTAATACCCACAGGGCGCAAGTTGTGCCTGGGGTCGCTTCGCTCCCTGGTCACGCTATGTAGGGAGGGTTGGGTTCCATATGGAACGTCTTTGGCTCGTCGGAACTTTGACACGGAATTGAAACCCCTTCCCAACCCCTCAGAAAAACAATCACAACGTTTCCGGAACGAGAGAGACAGGAGGGAGACCATGCTTTTTGACAGTCATGCACACTTGAATGATGAGCAATATGCCGAGGATCGGGAAGAGGTGATCCAACGGGCGCAGGAGCAGGGGGTCACCCGGATACTCAATGTCGGTTTTAACCGAAAGACGATTGAAGAGACCTTGGAGCTGGCGGAAACCCATGATTTTATCTATGCAGCCGTGGGCTGGCATCCTGTCGATGCCATCCACTGCACAGTGGAGGATCTGGACTGGATTGAATCCTTGACTGACCATCCCAAAGTGGTGGCACTGGGTGAGATGGGATTGGACTATCACTGGGACCAATCTCCGAAGGGGGTGCAGGAGAGTGTCTTCCGCCAACAGATCCGTCTGGCCCGGGAGTTGGATATGCCGATCATTATCCACAACCGGGAGGCGGATGATGATGTGGTCCGGATCCTGCGGGAGGAAAAGGCGGAGGAGGTGGGCGGAGTCATGCATTGTTTCAGCGGGAGTTGGGAGATCGCCAGCCAATGTCTGGACATGAATTTTCACATCGGACTGGGCGGCCCCGTCACCTTTAAAAATGCCAAGCTCCCCAAAGAGATCGCCGTTCAGGTTCCCCTGGACCGTCTGCTGGTGGAGACGGACGCTCCATACCTGGCTCCCCACCCCCATCGGGGCAAACGGAATGAATCGGGCCATGTCCGGTTGGTGGCGGAGAAAATCGCAGAACTGCGGCAGATGTCTTTGGAAGAGCTGGCCCGTCAAACCTTTGCAAACGCCAACCGTCTGTTTCGGATCGAGGATGCGGGCTGAAGAATGGCGGTGAAAAATCACCGTTGTTGTTACATAGGAAAAGGGTGGGAACCATTCAACAGATATCGGTTAAAGAAGTGATTGTGGTGGAGGGACGGAATGATACAGAAGCTCTCCGCCGGGCGGTCCGGGCTGACACCATTGAGACCCGGGGATCGGCGGTGGGTCCCGATGTGATCGCCGAAGTGAAGCGGGCCCGGGATAAGCGGGGTGTGATTATCCTGACCGATCCCGACGGAGCCGGGGAGCGGATCCGGCGCATCATCTCCCGGGAGGTGCCGGGTTGCAAACATGCCTTCATCACCCGGGAGGAGGCGACGGGCGATCATGGACTCGGGGTGGAACATGCCACTCCGGAAGCGATCCGACGGGCGCTGACCGAGGCCCGTTGTGAAGAAGGAGAACCGTTTGCCGCCGGCGTTTCCTGGGAAAAATACCGGGAAGCGGGGCTTGTCGGCAGGCCGGAATCCCGTCTGCTCCGGGAAGAGCTTGCCGTGACCCTGGGGATTGGATATGGAAACGCCAAGCAATTCTTCCGGCGTCTTCATCTCCTGCGCATCACTGAAGTGGAATTTGAAGAAGCGCTGCACAGAGTGGGAGAGGATGGAGCGGATGGATGAGGTCAGGATCGCGGAACGGACACGTCAATTGCTGGCGGAACGGGGATTGCGGCTGAAGAAAAGCCTGGGTCAGCATTTTCTCACAGATCGACGTATACTCGATAAAATGATGGAGGCGGCGGGACTCGGGCCGGAAGCCGGGGTGCTGGAGATCGGTCCGGGAATCGGCGCTCTCACTGAAAGATTGGCGGTGGAGGCCGGTCAGGTGGTTGCGGTGGAATTGGATGAGCGGCTGATTCCGGTTCTCAGCAGCCTGTTTTCGGATCAACCCCATGTCCGGATCGTCCAGGGCGATGTGATGAGTTTGGATCTCTCCAGGTTGTTGCAGGATCACCTGGGGGACTGCAGCCGGATCAGTGTCGTGGCCAACCTTCCCTATTATGTCACCACCCCGATCCTGATGCGGCTGTTGGAGGAAAAACTCCCTCTGGACCGGATTGTGATCATGATTCAAAAAGAGGTGGCAGAGCGTCTGACCGCCTCCCCCGGAAGCAAGGCCTACGGTTCGATTACCGTTGCCACCCGGTATTATGCCGAAACGGAATGGGTCACCAAGGTCCCTGCCCATGTCTTTGTACCCCGACCCCAGGTGGATTCCGCTGTGATCCGGTTGAAGATCCGGCAGCGCCCACCGGTGGAAGTCCGGGATGAAGCCTTGTTATTCCGGGTGATCCGGGCTGCTTTCGGCCAGCGTCGCAAGACTCTCCTGAACGCCTTGAGTACAGGTGCTGTGGATGGAGAGGGGAAAGAGACCATCTCCCGGGTGCTGTCGGAGACGGGGATCGACCCCAAGCGGCGGGGGGAAACCCTCTCGCTGGAGGAATTTGCTTTGTTGAGCAACCGACTGCATGAAGTGACGAGGAACTGAACAGCAGGGAAAACTAGCCGGCAACGCCCGGAACCTCGGAGGCGAATGGAAGTTGCAGTTCTATCATCCACGCAGGGGCCGGATCAGTCTGGAGCAAATGATATCCGAGATTTATACCTATATCGAAGAGGACCGAAATGCCATTTATAAGATGGTGATCGGGACAGACTCCCAGACCAATCACAAAGAGACGCTGTTCGTTACCGCCATCATTATACACCGGGTGGGAAAAGGAGCCCTCTTCTTCTACTCGAAAAAGAAAAGTCGCCCCCTGCTGGATCTCCGCTATCGGATCTATAAAGAGACGGAATACAGCCTGGCCCTGATGGAACGATTGAAAGAAAAAGGTTTTCTGGGGGCTTCTCTCGAATTGCCCGTGGAAGTTCACCTCGACGTGGGGCGGAAGGGAGAGACCCGGAAACTGATTCAGGAGGTGGTGGGCTGGGTCACTTCGGTGGGGTACACAGCCAAGATCAAGCCTGACGCCTATGCCGCCAGCTCCGTGGCGGATCGCTTCACCAAATGAAGAGGTTCACCGGAAGCGTGTCGACAGGGAGAGGACTTTGTCGGGAAGGCACTTTTATTGTCAATTACCGAATTTACCCGTTGACACAAGGCTTAAACCCTTGCTATAATTCACGTTTTGACAATTACACCTCAATCATGGTATACTGTCAATGAGTGAGGTGGTCGAGCTAAATGGGTAGAAATGCGCTGTCTGAAATAAAACGGACCTTGGATGGCTACATCGGTCAAAAAATCCGGTTGAAAGCCAACAGTGGACGTCGCAAAACGATTGAACGCAGCGGGGTGCTCGAAGAGACATACCCTTCCGTGTTCATCGTCAAACTGGACGAGGATCAACACTCCTTTGAACGCGTTTCTTACAGTTACGCCGACATCCTGACAGAGACGGTGGAATTGACCGTTTTCCAAGATGAAGGACAAGTCCCCGTCAAATATGTGAAAGACCCTCAACAACAATAATAACTGACATAAATCAGGGCCTGCTCATGCCATGCATGAGTTTCACATGATCCGATCCCGCGTGGGTCGGATTTTTTATTTACTTCATGACAGTTATTCGATATGATGGGGTTGTACACCTTCCAAAACTCAATATGTTGTGTTTATGGGATGCAGGTGCTTCCTTCGGGAAGCTGAAAAGGGAATCCGGTGTAAAGCCGGAGCTGTCCCCGCAACTGTAAATGTGGACGAAACGGTGTCACCACTGCCCAGTCGGGTCCCTTGGGGGGCTGTCTGTGCGGGAAGGACCGGAGTAGGGTGAAGCATGAGCCAGTAGACCTGCCTGCAGTTTCCCGAATGTTTCCAGTCTTCGGGGGTTGGGATGTGGAAACGGCGGAATCGGTCAGGAAAGACTGACGAGTGGGCTTTTTCTGCAGGCCTGCCTGTTTCGCCGTGCTCCAATCATACCACACCCGGAAAAAGGGTGTTTTTTTGTTTGCTTCAACGGCTGGAAACGCTGTGAAAAAATTGGCGCATCCACAGGGCACAAGTCGTGCCAGGGTCGCTTTGCTCCCCGGTCACGCTATGCACTCACCAGTACAAGTCTCGCCAAGGTCGCTTCGCTCCCTGGTCTCGCTATGCAGGGAGGGTTGGGTTTCACATGGAGTGATTTTGGATCGTCAGAACAACGAAAACGACATGTGAAACCCCATCCCGACCGACCCGGCCAGCACCAATTCACAACGTTTCCAGAGTCTCCCCAACAGAAGATCAATTGAGAAGAAGGTGGCGATGAAATGATCGGAACCGATCTGTTGTCAACAGAAACGATTCCCCGTGACAGACAGGCATTGGAAGGTTTTCTCCAACAGTTGATGAGCGATTTTCCCCGACTGGATCTCCACGAGTACGTCGCTCAACAGCTGCACTCTTTTCGGGAAGAGGATTCCGTGGATCGAATCGCTGACAGGATGATCCTGGACGCTCTTGAGCGGGTCAGCGGTGAGGAACCGGATTGGACCTTTGTGGCATCGCGTATTTACTTGCTCCGTCTCTATGGGGAGGCGTCCCGGCACCCCTTCCGTCAGGGGAAACCATACGGGGATTTTTATGAGTTGATCCGGGGGCTGACAGAATCCGGCGTCTATTCTCCGCTGTTGCTGGAAGCCTATACCCGGGCGGAAATCGGGGAATTGGCGATGATGATCCGTCCGGAGCGGGATCACCTGTTCACCTACGCCGGACTGAGAACACTGGCAGACCGTTACCTGGCGCGATCCCGGGAAGGAGAACTGTACGAGCTGCCACAGGAGCGTTTTCTCGTCATCGCCATGGTGTTGATGTCCCGGGAAGAACGGGAGCGCCGGCTGCATTGGGTTCGGGAAGCCTACTGGGCTCTTTCCAATCTTTACATGACCGTGGCCACACCCACCCTGTCCAATGCCGGTAAAGATTTTGGCCAATTATCTTCCTGTTTTGTCGATGTGGTGGATGACAGTCTTCAGGGGATTTATGACAGCAACACCGATGTGGCCAGGGTTTCAAAAGGGGGAGGCGGTCTGGGTGTCTACCTGGGCAAAATCCGGTCCCGGGGGAGTGATATCAAGGGATACAAAGGGATCAGCTCCGGGGTGATCCCCTGGATGAAACAACTGAACAACACCGCGGTGAGTGTGGATCAGCTGGGACAACGGAAAGGGTCGATCGCTGTCTACCTGGATATCTGGCATCAAGATATCCTCTCCTTTCTCGATGCCAAGCTGAACAATGGAGATGAACGGTTGCGGACCCATGATCTCTTCACCGGGGTGTGTATTCCCGACCTTTTTATGGAGGCGGTGGAGGCCCGGGAAGACTGGCATCTGTTTGATCCGCACCAAATCAGGAGAGTGATGGGGTGGTCCCTGGAAGATTTTTATGATGAAAAGCGGGGAGAGGGCTCTTTCCGGGAGAAGTATGCGGCCTGTGTAGAGCATCCGGAATTGGACAGAACCACAGTTCCGGCGATTGAATTGATGAAACGGATCATGGTCTCCCAGTTGGAAACGGGAACCCCCTATATGTTTTACCGGGATGAAGCGAACCGGAAAAATCCCAACCACCACGCCGGGTTGATCTACTGCTCCAATTTGTGCACCGAGATCATGCAGAATATGAGTCCCACTCTGTTGCGGGAGGAGCGCGTGGAAGAGGGGAAAATTTTGATCACCAAAGAGCCCGGCGATTTTGTGGTCTGCAACCTCTCCTCCATCAATCTGGGGCGGGCGGTGCCCGACGGGGTATTGAAACGGTTGATCCCGGTTCAGGTGCGGATGCTGGACAACGTGATCGATCTGAACACGATTGAGGTCCCCCAGGCGAGAATCACCAACCAAAAATACCGGGCCATCGGATTGGGGACCTTTGGGTGGCACCACCTGCTGGCCGTCAAGGGGATCCGCTGGGAATCGGAGGAGGCCGTCCGCTTTGGGGAGGAGCTCTATGGAGAGATCGCCTATCTCACGATCCGCGCCTCCATGGAATTGGCCCGGGAAAAAGGACCCTACCCTCTCTTTGCAGGAAGCGATTGGCAGACCGGGGCTTATTTTGAGAAAAGAGGGTTGCGGGAGGAGCCCTGGCACAGCTTGGCGGAGGACGTCCGTCGCCATGGCCTGCGCAACGCCTGGTTGATGGCGGTGGCTCCCAATGCGAGTACTTCACTGATCGCCGGCAGCACCGCTTCCATCGATCCCGTGTTTCGCCGGGAATACAGCGAGGAGAAGAAAAATTACAAAATACCGGTCACCGCTCCGGATCTGACCCCGGAAACCGGCTGGTACTATAAACCGGCCCATGAGATCGACCAACGGTGGAGCCTGCGGCAGGCAGCGGCCCGTCAGCGCTATATCGATCAATCCCAATCCCTGAATCTGTATGTACGTCACGACATCAAAGCCCGGGACCTGTTGGATTTGCACCTGACCGCCTGGAAATCGGGTCTGAAAACCACCTACTATTTGCGATCCACAGCGACGGAGTATCTGGACTGTGACAGCTGTTCCAGCTGAGGAGGGAAACCATGCAAAAACGTAAACTGTATGATCCTGCCGCGCCCAATGCCGGCACCGGCATCATCAACGGACGATCCTCCAATGTGTTGAACTGGGATGATTGCCGCTTCCCCTGGGCCTATCCCCTGTACAAGAACATGCTGGCCAACTTTTGGACCCCCTTTGAAATCAATATGTCGGAAGACATCAAACAGTGGGGACGGTTGGCGGAGGAAGAACAGGTGGCCTTTAAAAAAATCATCGGCCTGCTGGCTTTTCTCGACTCGATCCAGACAGATTATTCATCGAAGGTGGCCGATTATCTGACCGATTCCAGCCTGGCGGCCCTGATGACGGTTCTCTCCTTTCAGGAAGTGGTGCATAACCAATCCTACTCCTATGTTCTCTCCTCCCTTGTGACCCGGCGGGAGCAGGAGGAGGTGTTTGAATACTGGAAGCACGATCAGGTCCTTCGGGAACGGAATGAGTTTATCGTCGAGGGTTATCAGGCTTTTGTGGAGAAGCCCGAACCCCTCACCTTTCTCCGCTCCATCGTTTACGATGTGATTCTGGAGGGGCTCAACTTTTACTCCGGGTTCGCCTTTTTCTACAATCTGGCCCGCCACCAGAAGATGGTCTCCACCTCCACCATGATCAACTATATCAACCGGGATGAGCAACTCCATGTACGGCTGTTTGTTCAGATTTACCGGGAATTGTTACAGGAAATTCCCGAATTGAACACGGAGGAAAACCGAAACTTTGTGACGGAGTCCTTCCGAAGAGCGGCGGAATTGGAGATCCGGTGGGGGGAAACCGTCCTCGGTGACCGTTTTGACGGGATCCGTCCCGATGAACTCCGGGCCTACATCCGCTTTATGGCCAACAAACGCGCTCATGAACTGGGTGCGGAGCGTCCTTTTGCCGGCTACCGCAAAAATCCCATGCGCTGGGTGATCGCCTATCAGGACGTCAACCGGGGGAAACAGGACTTTTTTGAAGGGAAATCCCGCCAGTACAGCAAGGTTTCCTCAGATAACGGTTTTGACGAATTGTAACGGAGAGCGATGTGAAATCCAATCCCGACCGGCCCGACTCCGCCCACGGTTGAGGAAAGGAAGGCTTTGGTCAGGGAGATATGGGCCGGTTTGGACAATACTAAGGTTGCCCGGTCGGAGAAGGAAAGGGAGGAGTCAGATGGCACGGCGGGGAATCATGTCGGAAGACTTGAAGATCGAGTTGGCCAAGGAACTGGGTTTTTATGACGTGGTTCAGCGCGAAGGCTGGGGCGGGATCAAGGCCCGGGATGCGGGGAATATGGTGAAACGGGCCATTGAACTGGCCGAGGAGCGTATGGCAAACCGATGAACCTGCGGCTGACATTCACCGGATTCTGATACGGAGTCGGAGGATACCTCAACGGATCCGGCCACGGGCGCGGGCGGGGAACTTTCCCCGCCCGTTTTCTTTGCTTTTACGGGCTATATGCACATGATACAATAATAAAGCCAACTTACCTTCTTTTTCGGGTTGGAACAGGGTGCGGAAAGGGGGGCAAAATATTGGATGTCTCTGTAAAGGCACCGGCCAAAATCAATTTGACGCTGGATGTCTTACATAAACGGGCGGATGGATATCACGAATTGGAAATGTTGATGACCACCATCGACCTTTTCGATCGCATTGATTTAACCGAAACCCGGGGCGGGATCACATTGGACAGCACATCGGGCTTTGTTCCCTTCGATGACCGAAACCTGGCCTACCGGGCGGTTGCATTGGTCAAGGAGCGGTTTGGGATTCAAAAGGGAATCCATATCCGCATCGGGAAAAACATACCGGTGGCGGCGGGATTGGCCGGTGGCAGCAGTGACGCGGCCGCCACTTTGAAAGGGCTCAACCGGTTATGGGATTTGGGGTTGACAGTGGAAGAGATGGCGGAGTTGGGTTTGGAGCTGGGTTCAGACGTCCCCTTTTGTGTCCACGGTGGAACCGCGGTCGCCCGGGGACGGGGGGAAGAGATCACCCCTGTGACTCCTCCGCCGCCCTGTTGGGTGATTTTGGCCAAACCTCCCCACGGGGTGTCCACGGCGGAAGTGTTTGCGGCATTTCAATTGGATCGGGTGGAGGAGCGCCCCCGGTTGGATCGGATGGTGGAATCTCTGGAGAAGAGGGATTTCAACGGTGTCTGTCATGAATTGAGCAATGTGTTGGAAAGTGTGACCCTCGTTCAATACCCCAAGGTTCGCCGATTGAAGGAAAAGATGATCGCCTTCGGAGCGCAGGGGGTTTTGATGTCCGGCAGCGGACCGACGGTCTTTGGTCTCGTTCAGAAGGAGAACCTGGCCCGGCGGGTGGTGAACGGACTCCGCGGATTTTGTCGGCAAGTGGTCGCAGTTCGGTTGCTTGGCGGCCTGGAGCGGTCTCCTCTTGATAAAAAACGGTTGAAGTGATATGTTTCACAACAAATATTCGGATTCCGGAGGACAGCATGAAGAAGTGGAAGCGAAGTGCACGCTTGGTGGATATGACCCGTCGATTGCTTCGGGACCCCCACCGCCTGATCCCTCTCACCCACTTTGCCGAACGATACCAGGCAGCCAAATCTTCCATCAGCGAAGATTTGGGCATCATCCAAGAGGTGTTTCACAGCGGGGGTTCAGGTGAACTGGAGACAGTTTCCGGTGCCGCCGGCGGCGTCCGGTTTCTCCCCCGGGTGGATCGTCCGGCGGCGGAGGAACTGGTGGATACGCTCTGCCGGCAATTGTCCGATCCGGGGCGCATCCTTCCGGGAGGATATTTATATCTGTCCGACTTGTTGGGGAATACGGCGATGGTCCGGGAGATCGGGCGCGTCTT is part of the Kroppenstedtia eburnea genome and harbors:
- the ispE gene encoding 4-(cytidine 5'-diphospho)-2-C-methyl-D-erythritol kinase, whose amino-acid sequence is MDVSVKAPAKINLTLDVLHKRADGYHELEMLMTTIDLFDRIDLTETRGGITLDSTSGFVPFDDRNLAYRAVALVKERFGIQKGIHIRIGKNIPVAAGLAGGSSDAAATLKGLNRLWDLGLTVEEMAELGLELGSDVPFCVHGGTAVARGRGEEITPVTPPPPCWVILAKPPHGVSTAEVFAAFQLDRVEERPRLDRMVESLEKRDFNGVCHELSNVLESVTLVQYPKVRRLKEKMIAFGAQGVLMSGSGPTVFGLVQKENLARRVVNGLRGFCRQVVAVRLLGGLERSPLDKKRLK
- a CDS encoding small, acid-soluble spore protein, alpha/beta type, whose amino-acid sequence is MARRGIMSEDLKIELAKELGFYDVVQREGWGGIKARDAGNMVKRAIELAEERMANR